From Impatiens glandulifera chromosome 7, dImpGla2.1, whole genome shotgun sequence:
AATGTTTTAACATCTAGAATAGACCACAACATAGTATCAATATTAAATCTAAATCATAATCATGTTTATTCATATTGGAATAAATGATACATGCtttaataattttgagttaaaaaaaaattatttgttcatCTTAacatcaatttattttgaactCAACTTAGTTTGAGTATACTATCAATATCACGAAAATGCAAAACTAAACTTATCTTATAGACTAGCAATTCACACTAAATGgacttaataaaattatataaatcgAGTTATTAAAAAGTCTAAAgtaaaaaacttttcaaaataaaaagaaaccgaaatataataaataaaaaacttcaAAGTCTTTTTGGGCTACTGGCTTTTTCACAACTCCTAGTCTTTCCTAAGTAAGTAGTACATTCTGAGTGGAAGAAAAAAGATCTAAGACTTAGAAAGAGTATTGAACCATTTCGCTATGAGTATGGAGCACGAAGACAGGGAAATTTCCCCCTAAACAATTTCATACCTAAACCGCACCCTTTACTgctcataatatttaaaattaattttcttagaaTAATTTGTATATGCTAATATATGAATTGATTTTGTACATTAtataggccttgtttgatctataGGTTTTGGGGATTTTTTTTACCTAAAACCATCCATCTAATtactctctctttttttttttttaaatactaaagttatttttttatttaaaattatattatcattCAATGTAGATAGATAaaggtatttaaaaaaaacaattatttaaaaagaattaatattaaattattattaaaaataacataatgattttatgggttatttatgagaaaaaaaattagtgatTGAATTCAGTCACTACATAGGTGGAATGAAATCCTTTGTCTCAATTTTCATGTATCATTGTGTTCTAATGAATAAAACGATGTAGTTTTAACTTAATTAACATAGACAAAAATAAGAGAAAGTAATTCAATAGGGAGGATGAGACTATGGAACACTTTGTAACATGAAAACTGGTACAGTACAAATTTAACGGGTATAGGGTATAGGTAGCATCATCAAAATAACCCAACTAACCCACAAAAGTAAACTATGATGGagaatttaaaagataaaatatattaaattattatatatatattttaaaaaataatataataatttaaatcattattaattaaatatatattatattaatattatttattaatgacataggaatattatatatgttttttattgataatattaacacattaaaaaattatacattaaattattatatatatttttaggaagaataacataatatttttaaattattattaaataaatatatattacaataatattatccatgtacaaaatatatatatatatatatatatatataatattagtgtGAATAATATgtatcatataataattttttgaaattattaaattttttctaataaaaatatataaataataatttaatacatatatatttaattaataataatttaaaattattatgttgttattttaaaataaaaaattctttaatatatatttttattttaaattttaaaccatAATTGAGTTTATGAATTAAGTATGGgagataaaaatttaaaaattaacatgtgTTTAAGTGGATTAATTAAGGGACTTTAATTTAAAAcgtaacaaattaattagaaaaacaaaaatatacattaaaataagataacaacacatattttttaattagaagaaGGCTTTGATTATTCAATCTATATTACCCAATTCAAAATTTAAGCccatctaataaaaaataactcaaatttgagGCTCATATCAATtggtctattttattttaattagatcaGATCATATTTATCATGGAATGTAATCAACCATACCATtgaatacaataaataaataaataaataaataaataaatgtccTTTTTCTACAACATTAATTtcgattataataatattaaataaagtaaaactCATCCTATATACTTTTACAACGTAAACTCACACTTGTCCCACCACGCCCCCCACGCTTACCTGCCATTTTCAGGCGCATAACGGTCGacccatttcttcttcttcttcatcttctcataTTCTTCCGTTTTCATTCcctgagagaaaataaaaaaaaaatgaaaatttatcttctcatcatcatcgtcttcatcaATCTGTTGTTAATCCATCAAACCCATTCGACTCAGCCTCCATTTGCTTGTGACGAGTCCAACCCATCAACGAGTTCATACCCATTCTGTAAATCTTCCCTTCCCATCCCTAAACGAGTTGAAGACTTGCTGAAACGTCTCACTCTCCAAGAGAAGATTTCTCAGCTGGTTAACTCAGCTACCGGCATACCCCGCCTCGGAATTCCCTTCTACGAATGGTGGCAAGAAGCTTTGCATGGCGTCTCCCGTCATGGAAAAGGTGTTAGATTTAACGGAACTATCACCACCGCCACTAGCTTCCCTCAAGTCATACTCACCGCCGCATCTTTTGATCTTCAACTCTGGTTTCGCATCGCACAGGTGACTTGAACGAGCTGAATCAGTTTGATTTACTTTACCCTTTTCataaattgatttgatttgattgattaGGCAATTGGGAAAGAGGCAAGAGGAATGTACAATGCAGGACAGACATTAGGTATGACATTTTGGGCACCTAATATCAATATCTTTAGAGATCCAAGATGGGGAAGAGGACAAGAGACTGCCGGAGAAGACCCTCTTCTTCTTGGCCAATTTTCCGTTGCTTACGTTAGAGGAATGCAAGGTCACGACCTTAATGGCCGCCGTCTTCCTAAAAACTCCAACCTCATGACCTCCGCCTGTTGTAAGCATTTCACTGCCTATGATCTTGAAAACTGGAAGGGTGTAGATCGTTATCACTTCAACGCTATAGTGAGTAAGCAAGATTTGGCTGATACCTACCAGCCGCCATTTCAGAAATGTGTTCAAGAAGCAGGAGCTAGCGGTATAATGTGCGCTTATAATCAAGTCAATGGTGTTCCAAATTGCGCTGATTACAATCTTCTTACACGAACTGCTCGTCGCCGGTGGGGATTTCAAGGATACATTGTGTCTGATTGTGACGCCGTTAAGGTCTTAAGCGTTGATCAAAACTATACCAAAACTCCAGAAGATGCCGTCGCTGATGTACTCAAAGCAGGTAAGCGATTTCTCTCTTTTGGGTTTGGTGGGTATTCATTGAATCTTTCAATAAAATGGATTTGCAGGGATGGATGTGAATTGCGGTTCTTACGTGATGAAATATGCTAAATCTGCAATTGATCAGAAGAAACTGAACGTATCAGATGTAGATAGAGCAATCCGTAATCTTTTCTCTATCAGAATGCGATTAGGATTGTTCGCTGGAAACCCAACAAAGTTACCTTACGGCGACATTGGTCCAGACCAGGTTTGCTCCAAAGAACATCTCGATCTAGCTCTAGAATCTGCACTCCATGGAATCGTCCTCCTGAAGAACAACGCCAATCTTCTACCCTTTTCAACAAAAAACAATTCTTCCCTTTCTCTGGCAGTAATCGGCCCCAACTCCGACGCCAACGAAACCCTCCTCGGAAACTACGAAGGGCACGCCTGCAATCCAATCACCCCTCTGTCTGCCCTTAAACAATACGTTAACAACGTGAATTACCATTCCGGTTGCAGTTACGTCAACTGCACATCAATCGCGACCGATGAGGTGACGAAACTAGCTAAGGATTCCGATTACGTTGTATTGTTCATGGGATTGGATCAAACAGAGGAACGAGAGAAACTAGACCGGGTGAATCTTGTTTTGCCGGGTATGCAAGAAACTCTCATAACAACCGTGGCGGCTGCCGCCAAGAAGCCGGTGGTTCTTGTTCTGCTTTCCGGAGGCCCGGTTGACGTTTCATTCGCAAAGGATAACCCGAAGATCGGTAGCATTATATGGGCCGGTTATCCAGGTGAAGCCGGAGGGAAAGCAATCGCAAAGATTCTTTTCGGTGAACATAACCCGGGTGGGAAATTGCCTGTAACATGGTATCCTCAAGATTTTGTTAAGTCTGTTTCAATGACTGATATGAGAATGAGACCGGATCCTTCATCCGGGTTTCCGGGTCGGACTTATCGATTCTACCATG
This genomic window contains:
- the LOC124944413 gene encoding probable beta-D-xylosidase 7; the protein is MKIYLLIIIVFINLLLIHQTHSTQPPFACDESNPSTSSYPFCKSSLPIPKRVEDLLKRLTLQEKISQLVNSATGIPRLGIPFYEWWQEALHGVSRHGKGVRFNGTITTATSFPQVILTAASFDLQLWFRIAQAIGKEARGMYNAGQTLGMTFWAPNINIFRDPRWGRGQETAGEDPLLLGQFSVAYVRGMQGHDLNGRRLPKNSNLMTSACCKHFTAYDLENWKGVDRYHFNAIVSKQDLADTYQPPFQKCVQEAGASGIMCAYNQVNGVPNCADYNLLTRTARRRWGFQGYIVSDCDAVKVLSVDQNYTKTPEDAVADVLKAGMDVNCGSYVMKYAKSAIDQKKLNVSDVDRAIRNLFSIRMRLGLFAGNPTKLPYGDIGPDQVCSKEHLDLALESALHGIVLLKNNANLLPFSTKNNSSLSLAVIGPNSDANETLLGNYEGHACNPITPLSALKQYVNNVNYHSGCSYVNCTSIATDEVTKLAKDSDYVVLFMGLDQTEEREKLDRVNLVLPGMQETLITTVAAAAKKPVVLVLLSGGPVDVSFAKDNPKIGSIIWAGYPGEAGGKAIAKILFGEHNPGGKLPVTWYPQDFVKSVSMTDMRMRPDPSSGFPGRTYRFYHGKTVFEYGYGLSYTTYSYKFASVSKSTFHFNQSTLEGGICDGSKFAASVLVKNEGEMAGKHPVLLFVKRVLPGRNSIVKQLIGFESVRLNGGESGRVEFTVSPCEHLGQANEDGLMGIEGGSYHLVVGDEKHPFTITV